The following are from one region of the Stigmatella ashevillena genome:
- a CDS encoding AraC family transcriptional regulator N-terminal domain-containing protein, whose amino-acid sequence MQPLPGLRLLLHHRPTAFEASLYEPVVCLILQGRKETTLGDRSLKRRTCRSCSTSNSVGTSRSPHPHGRAHSRSVDRERDPLPPADRAVRRDAAEPHPE is encoded by the coding sequence GTGCAACCGCTGCCCGGTCTGCGGCTCCTTCTGCATCATCGCCCCACGGCCTTCGAGGCCTCTCTCTATGAACCCGTCGTCTGCCTGATCCTCCAAGGCAGGAAAGAAACAACGCTCGGCGACCGCTCCTTGAAGCGCCGTACCTGTCGCTCCTGCTCGACGTCGAACTCGGTCGGTACCTCGCGCTCGCCACATCCCCACGGACGCGCGCATTCTCGGTCCGTTGATCGTGAAAGAGATCCACTACCGCCTGCTGATCGCGCCGTTCGGCGGGATGCTGCGGAGCCTCATCCGGAATGA
- a CDS encoding aldo/keto reductase, translated as MNESLKRLGLDYVDLYLIHAPFEREQRLAQWRGLIELKKQKKARAIGVSNFSIAHLEELKAAGLAVPQANQIELHPWSQKPELVRYLADNGIAPIAYSSLVPLSTWRIAKGHDSAKTNEMRAAGEQADSPFKAIAAKYGKSEAQVLLRWAIQKGYPVLPKSTNPARIRQNADVFSFAIDDKDMTAIEKMDRGDGVAWAAGDPTHAL; from the coding sequence ATGAACGAGAGCCTCAAGCGGCTTGGCCTCGACTACGTCGACCTCTACCTCATCCATGCGCCCTTCGAGCGCGAACAGCGGCTCGCGCAGTGGCGCGGTCTCATCGAGCTGAAGAAACAGAAAAAGGCGCGCGCCATCGGCGTGAGCAACTTCAGCATCGCGCACCTCGAAGAGCTCAAGGCCGCAGGGCTCGCGGTGCCTCAAGCGAATCAAATCGAGCTTCATCCCTGGTCGCAGAAGCCTGAGCTGGTTCGCTACCTGGCGGACAACGGCATCGCGCCGATCGCGTACAGCAGCCTGGTGCCGCTCTCGACGTGGCGTATCGCGAAGGGGCACGACAGCGCGAAGACGAACGAGATGAGGGCCGCAGGCGAGCAGGCGGACTCGCCGTTCAAAGCCATCGCGGCGAAGTACGGCAAGAGCGAGGCGCAGGTCCTGCTTCGCTGGGCGATCCAGAAGGGCTACCCCGTGCTGCCCAAGAGCACCAATCCCGCGCGCATCCGGCAAAACGCCGACGTCTTCTCGTTCGCGATCGACGACAAGGACATGACCGCGATCGAGAAGATGGATCGCGGCGACGGCGTGGCCTGGGCCGCGGGGGATCCGACCCACGCGCTGTGA
- a CDS encoding non-ribosomal peptide synthetase, with product MRLPSLIAPRHHPTIVDLLQLRAREQGNQITYRFLGSGDPEGAVEEWSLAHLDLLARSIGAALQEANARGERALLIYAPGLEFIAAFMGCLYAGVTAVPCYPPDPSRLDRTLPRMRAIVRDCEARFILTTTPILEMVGALATYAPELLKVRWIATDSTSHDLASAYRRPDLDEGSLAFLQYTSGSTGTPKGVMVSHANLMHNERMIEMGFEINHSAVIVGWLPMFHDMGLIGQVLQPLYLGASVTLMSPLDFLQRPYRWLQTISHLRATVSGGPNFAYELCARKVTPEERATLDLSSWDVAFTGAEPVRRETLDRFSETFSACGFRRGSFHACYGLAEATLFVSGASREAGPVIHEVDRAALQRHQVVEARGEGADSQWMVSSGCIASEVRVEIVNPETSEACRAGEVGEIWVAGPSVALGYWGRPEETQQVFHARLANKGTGPFLRTGDLGFFIGEELFISGRFKDVIILRGRNHYPQDIEHTVERAHPCVRPGCCAAFSVEVSGEEQLIVAVEVKLHGEERAATVADAIRRAVADHHEVHVHAVALLRPGTILKTTSGKIQRRGCRQLYLEGGLELEELSIRGERVSYVAPCTPVEASLTQILAEVLELERVGMEDDFLVLGGNSLSAMQVSARIRDGLQAELPIRTLFEHPKVSHLAEVIERALGAAAEGRRREGVLLTRAPRNQPLPLSHAQQRLWFLDKLHPGSAEYLVSEALRLEGPLMVEVLEAALNEVVQRHELLRTSFPERQGVPYQHIAPSLKVAVDVVDLGSLPAERREAEARRLATAEARRPFDLSRLPLVRCSVFQLTGHDHVICFVLHHLVADGWSRNLLLRELHVLYEALSKGTEAVLPTLSLQYADYTVWQHQALLEAERSRGTDYWVRQLANLPGPLDLPTDKHTPNGVESTGGQLSMTLGSELTHGLQALCQERKVTPFMVLLAAWSALLHRYTGAEDIPVGSPIALRPRLELEPLIGLFLNTLVMRTRPSASMPFLEFLEQIRTTVLEAEAHREVPFEHLVARLQPERNLERSPFFEVMVNVFQLSPVRDFSPQGLQARPFQLKETSARFALTLYGLEHAGHLELVLLYRQDRFSPARAACMLEQFEHLLRQVMAAPERPLGACSLVTPLSRLRLPDPTVTLSLVPYEPVPNLLRAQARHFAQKSAIYHQGRTWNYETLGEAMAALARALLARGLEPHDVVAVTGPKSFGLIAAMSAVLAARGVLLSLDPRLPGERQRLMLRRAGARYLLHVASESEHPESLFDGLTRLEVSPAEGRLLDAPPTGEPAPCPLPEIQPEDPAYIFFTSGTTGLPKAVLGWHTGLSHFLHWQRESFGIGPADRAAQLTALSFDVLLRDVFTPLTSGATLCIPGEEELGDPCALLSWMEHQRITLLHTVPTLARSWLEYVPEQVHLGTLRWAFFAGEPLSHSLVEGWRSRFPGAGGIVNLYGPTETTLAKCWFVVGPEPEPGVQPVGLPLPHTQALVLNRAGGLCGVGEIGEITIRTPYRSLGYLGDRAETEQRFFPNPFRSEKLDDKDLLYRTGDIGRYRPDGNLEILGRIDHQIKVAGVRIEPEEIAEVLSQHADVGACAVVARHHPRGHLALVAYVVPSTARVPLPSELITFLGERLPSAMVPSLAVVLEQLPLTPNGKLDRQALPEPDWTAPSRRGAPVEPRTEAERALAGLWCRLLGLASVGIHDSFFTLGGHSLLAMRLLAEVEKAFGTRFPVRALFEAPTIAGLAALLEQRQARQVPALAEVTQGLLPDVGRRFEPFPLTDTQAAYWVGRSAALASSGISTESYTEFELVDFDVPRLSAALNRLIQRHDMLRAIIRQDGRQQVLAEVPFYTIESLDLRGRSAREVETALADIRERMSHRALPGDRWPLFELRASLLEGGRVRLHVGLDALIVDAWSALLLGHELMSLLEAPEEVPPPPELSFRDYVLAELASRESQDYHRARDYWRARLPELPPAPELPLVDTGRKAGGSLFRRRASVLAQADWSRLRARAAEAGLSPSALLLAAYSETLACWSRSARFTLNVTLYNRRSSHPRVNDLIGNFSTLSLLEVDLRSREPFADRARRLQERLWSDLDHSAFSGVQLMRELARSGRASVEAVMPVVFTSTLGMPTPAGRKLRLPPIVHGITQSAQVFLNHGASEREEGLELRWDALEERFRPGVLEEMFSAYVRRLERLAREPAAWLEPSALETPRHLLALQTGETARRPDTRLHSFFEERAREQPERPAVISPERTLSYAELYRLAVHLGDRLHARGARPGQLIAILMEKGWEQVLAVLGVLYSGAAYLPIAPSLPPERIRYLLQNGEVRFVLTQSVLGRALCLPQDVEWIAVDQEQAALDAPTPAEPRQRSDDLAYVIYTSGSTGEPKGVMIDHRGAVNTILDLNSRLGLRPGDRVLGVSSLSFDLSVYDILGTLAAGAALVLPEPSGNRDPQHWARCITRHGVTVWNSVPALMEMLVEWASHIDPGALRPLRLALLSGDWIPVSLPERVRRLNPGIELLSLGGATEASIWSIVYPIQGVEASWASIPYGRAMANQGVYVLDEHFTPRPVWAVGELYIGGVGVARGYWRDSVRTEQRFLDHPELGRLYRTGDLGRLLPDGHIEFLGREDTQIKLRGHRIELGEIEATLLRHPRVAEAVATVFTEQGDRRLVAYVIAREGGEAPTEERLREHVAATLPAYMVPTRLTFLESLPLTANGKVDRNRLSAPVPPRSEASAKPRTEKEEALSQIWQEVLGAPGVGLEANFFELGGDSILAVQVVARAARAGLRLSVRQFFQHPTIASLAAVVESCAPKAEAEEEFDGEVPLTPIQRWFFERDFADPHHWNQALLLEWRRPVSPAALRQALAALLEHHAALRMRFHQEQGRWVQVQAPWSGEVAFDQMDLSALAGAEQEARLQEVAAERQASLSLEQGPVLRATLLNRGPGQAPLFLLIVHHLVVDGISWRILLQDLQVALEQIEASPRGAALALGPRTASLRSWAKRLREHAQSTEVAEAASYWLSLPWQKVRGAPVDHPGGDSTVASARRVELLFTPEETQVLLHGAPRVCSARVDDLLLTALAHAMARWTGSPAVHFELEGHGREPLFEDMDVSRTVGWFTSLYPVLLDLGGCQSPREELQSIQEQLRQIPGRGVPYGLARYLRGEEGLARRLSALPKAEVSFDYLGQTDAMAAGALAWTRLPAGPTRSPRGRRRDRVEVIGVVAGGQLHVTWTYSIGLHETATMTRLSDDFARSLRVLLAECGGTENEGTSC from the coding sequence ATGCGCCTCCCATCTTTGATTGCACCGCGGCATCACCCAACGATCGTTGATCTGTTGCAGCTTCGAGCTCGTGAACAGGGGAACCAGATCACCTATCGTTTCCTGGGCTCCGGCGATCCCGAGGGGGCAGTCGAGGAATGGAGCCTTGCTCATCTGGACCTCCTGGCTCGTTCGATCGGGGCGGCACTTCAGGAGGCGAACGCCCGGGGCGAACGGGCGTTGCTGATATATGCTCCGGGCCTGGAGTTCATCGCCGCCTTCATGGGTTGCTTGTATGCTGGCGTCACGGCGGTCCCCTGCTATCCGCCCGATCCTTCGCGGCTCGACCGGACGTTGCCTCGAATGCGCGCAATCGTCAGAGACTGCGAGGCGCGCTTCATCCTCACGACCACGCCCATCCTGGAGATGGTGGGCGCGCTTGCAACCTACGCCCCGGAGCTGCTCAAGGTGCGCTGGATTGCAACGGACTCGACGAGCCATGACCTGGCCAGCGCATATCGCCGCCCGGATCTCGATGAGGGGTCCCTGGCTTTCCTTCAGTACACGTCTGGCTCCACGGGCACTCCCAAGGGGGTGATGGTCAGCCACGCCAACCTCATGCACAACGAGCGGATGATCGAGATGGGATTCGAGATCAACCACTCCGCGGTCATCGTGGGGTGGCTGCCGATGTTCCACGACATGGGTCTCATCGGCCAGGTTCTGCAGCCCCTATACCTGGGGGCGTCCGTCACGCTGATGTCGCCGCTTGACTTCCTGCAACGGCCGTACAGGTGGCTCCAAACAATCTCTCATCTGCGCGCCACGGTGAGCGGCGGGCCCAACTTTGCCTATGAGCTTTGTGCCCGCAAGGTGACTCCCGAGGAGCGAGCCACGCTCGATCTGAGCTCTTGGGATGTGGCGTTCACGGGGGCCGAGCCGGTCCGCCGGGAGACCCTCGACCGCTTCAGCGAGACCTTCAGCGCCTGCGGCTTCCGCAGGGGATCCTTCCACGCCTGCTATGGATTGGCGGAGGCGACCCTGTTCGTCTCCGGCGCGTCCCGGGAGGCGGGCCCTGTCATCCACGAAGTGGACAGGGCGGCCCTGCAGCGCCACCAAGTCGTGGAGGCGCGGGGGGAGGGGGCAGACAGCCAGTGGATGGTGTCATCAGGCTGTATTGCCTCGGAGGTGAGGGTGGAGATCGTCAATCCCGAGACTTCCGAGGCGTGCCGCGCCGGTGAGGTGGGGGAGATCTGGGTGGCAGGGCCCAGCGTGGCCCTGGGGTACTGGGGCCGCCCCGAAGAGACCCAGCAAGTCTTCCATGCGAGGTTGGCCAACAAAGGCACAGGGCCCTTCCTGAGGACAGGAGATCTGGGCTTCTTCATCGGCGAGGAGCTGTTCATCTCCGGTCGGTTCAAGGACGTCATCATCCTCCGTGGCCGCAATCACTATCCACAGGATATCGAGCACACGGTGGAGCGGGCACACCCCTGTGTCCGACCGGGGTGCTGTGCCGCCTTCTCCGTGGAGGTCTCGGGCGAGGAGCAGCTGATCGTGGCCGTCGAGGTGAAGCTGCACGGGGAGGAGCGAGCTGCGACCGTGGCAGACGCCATCCGCCGCGCCGTCGCCGATCACCATGAGGTGCACGTGCACGCTGTCGCGCTTTTGCGGCCCGGCACCATCCTCAAGACCACGAGCGGCAAGATCCAGCGCCGAGGCTGTCGGCAGCTCTACCTGGAAGGCGGCCTGGAACTGGAGGAACTCTCCATCCGCGGCGAGCGCGTGAGCTATGTCGCCCCTTGCACGCCCGTGGAGGCCTCGCTCACCCAGATCCTCGCGGAGGTGCTGGAACTCGAGCGCGTGGGAATGGAGGACGATTTCCTGGTGCTCGGCGGCAACTCGCTCTCCGCGATGCAGGTGTCCGCCCGCATTCGCGACGGTTTGCAGGCCGAGCTGCCGATCCGCACCCTGTTCGAGCACCCGAAGGTGTCGCACCTCGCTGAGGTGATCGAACGAGCGCTGGGCGCGGCAGCCGAGGGGAGGCGCAGAGAGGGGGTGCTCCTCACCCGGGCTCCTCGCAACCAACCTCTCCCGCTCTCCCACGCGCAGCAGCGGCTGTGGTTTCTGGACAAGCTCCACCCCGGCTCCGCCGAGTACCTCGTCTCCGAGGCGCTCCGCCTGGAGGGACCCTTGATGGTGGAGGTGCTGGAGGCCGCGCTCAACGAGGTGGTGCAGCGGCACGAACTCCTGCGCACCTCGTTCCCGGAGCGGCAAGGCGTGCCCTACCAGCACATTGCTCCCAGCCTGAAGGTGGCGGTGGACGTGGTGGATCTCGGCTCGCTTCCGGCTGAGCGCCGTGAGGCCGAGGCGCGGCGGCTGGCCACGGCCGAGGCGCGACGACCCTTTGACCTCTCACGCCTCCCACTCGTCCGGTGCAGTGTGTTCCAGCTCACGGGCCACGATCACGTGATCTGCTTCGTTCTGCACCACCTCGTTGCGGACGGCTGGTCGCGCAACCTCCTCCTCCGTGAGCTCCATGTGTTGTACGAGGCCCTCTCCAAGGGCACGGAGGCCGTGCTGCCCACGCTCTCGCTCCAATACGCAGACTACACTGTCTGGCAGCACCAAGCGCTCCTGGAGGCGGAGCGCTCGCGAGGAACTGACTACTGGGTCCGACAGCTCGCCAACCTCCCAGGTCCCCTCGATCTGCCGACGGACAAGCACACCCCGAACGGCGTGGAGTCGACCGGTGGCCAGCTCTCCATGACGCTGGGGAGCGAGCTCACCCATGGGCTTCAGGCGCTCTGCCAGGAGAGAAAGGTGACGCCCTTCATGGTGCTCCTGGCCGCATGGAGCGCTTTGCTCCACCGCTACACAGGCGCGGAGGACATCCCCGTGGGCTCGCCGATCGCTCTCCGGCCGCGCCTCGAGCTCGAGCCGCTCATTGGCCTCTTTCTCAACACGCTGGTGATGCGCACGCGGCCGTCCGCCTCCATGCCATTCCTGGAGTTCCTGGAGCAGATCCGTACCACCGTCCTCGAGGCGGAGGCCCACCGCGAGGTCCCCTTCGAGCACTTGGTGGCCAGGCTGCAGCCGGAGAGGAACCTCGAGCGGAGCCCCTTTTTCGAAGTGATGGTGAATGTCTTTCAGCTCTCTCCGGTGCGAGACTTCTCCCCGCAGGGGCTCCAGGCCCGACCTTTCCAGCTCAAGGAGACATCCGCCCGTTTTGCTCTCACCTTGTATGGCCTTGAGCACGCCGGCCATCTCGAACTCGTCCTGCTCTACCGCCAGGATCGCTTCTCGCCAGCGCGGGCAGCCTGCATGCTGGAGCAGTTCGAGCATCTGCTGCGCCAGGTCATGGCGGCGCCTGAGCGGCCGCTCGGCGCCTGCTCGCTGGTGACCCCTCTGTCCCGTCTACGGCTCCCCGATCCGACGGTCACGCTCTCCCTGGTTCCTTACGAGCCCGTCCCGAACCTGCTGCGTGCGCAGGCGAGGCACTTCGCGCAGAAGAGCGCCATTTACCACCAGGGCAGGACCTGGAACTACGAGACGCTCGGTGAGGCCATGGCCGCTCTGGCGCGTGCCCTGCTCGCACGTGGGCTCGAACCGCACGATGTGGTTGCCGTCACCGGGCCAAAAAGCTTTGGCCTCATCGCCGCCATGTCAGCGGTGCTGGCCGCACGGGGGGTACTGCTCTCCCTTGATCCCAGGCTGCCTGGCGAGCGGCAGCGGCTGATGCTGCGCCGCGCCGGGGCCCGTTATCTGCTTCACGTTGCCAGCGAAAGTGAGCACCCGGAATCGCTCTTCGATGGACTCACTCGACTCGAGGTCTCCCCTGCGGAGGGCCGCCTCCTGGATGCGCCGCCCACGGGGGAGCCTGCCCCGTGCCCACTCCCGGAGATCCAGCCCGAGGACCCGGCCTACATCTTCTTCACCTCAGGGACCACCGGCCTACCCAAGGCTGTCCTCGGCTGGCACACCGGACTCAGCCATTTCCTGCACTGGCAGCGAGAGTCCTTTGGCATTGGCCCCGCCGATCGCGCGGCACAGCTGACAGCCCTCTCTTTTGATGTGCTCCTGAGGGATGTCTTCACCCCTCTGACGAGCGGGGCCACGCTCTGCATTCCAGGCGAGGAAGAGCTGGGCGATCCCTGCGCGCTCCTGAGCTGGATGGAGCACCAACGCATCACCCTCCTGCACACCGTCCCCACGCTGGCCCGGAGCTGGTTGGAGTACGTGCCGGAGCAGGTACACCTGGGCACGCTCCGATGGGCGTTCTTCGCAGGCGAGCCGCTCTCCCACTCACTGGTGGAGGGCTGGCGGAGCAGGTTTCCAGGAGCTGGCGGCATCGTCAACCTCTACGGCCCTACCGAGACGACGCTCGCGAAGTGCTGGTTCGTCGTGGGCCCGGAGCCTGAGCCGGGAGTGCAACCCGTAGGCTTGCCACTTCCTCACACTCAGGCCCTCGTCCTCAACAGGGCGGGCGGGCTGTGTGGCGTGGGAGAGATCGGTGAGATCACGATACGCACTCCCTACCGCAGCCTCGGTTATCTGGGCGACCGGGCGGAGACGGAGCAGCGCTTCTTCCCCAACCCCTTCCGCTCAGAGAAGCTCGACGACAAGGACCTGCTCTATCGTACCGGGGACATCGGCCGCTACCGGCCGGATGGCAACCTGGAGATCCTTGGCCGCATCGACCATCAGATCAAGGTGGCCGGAGTCCGCATCGAACCCGAAGAGATCGCTGAGGTGCTCTCGCAGCACGCGGATGTTGGTGCGTGTGCCGTGGTCGCCAGGCATCACCCCCGAGGCCACTTGGCGCTCGTTGCCTATGTGGTTCCCAGCACGGCCCGGGTGCCTCTGCCCTCGGAGCTCATCACCTTTCTCGGAGAGAGGCTCCCATCCGCGATGGTGCCCTCCCTGGCCGTCGTCCTTGAGCAGCTGCCCCTCACACCCAATGGCAAGCTCGATCGACAGGCCCTCCCGGAGCCGGACTGGACAGCCCCCTCACGGAGGGGGGCACCCGTCGAGCCGCGGACCGAGGCCGAGCGGGCGCTCGCCGGGCTCTGGTGCCGCCTGCTCGGCCTCGCCAGCGTAGGAATCCACGACAGCTTCTTCACCCTCGGCGGCCACTCCCTCCTGGCCATGCGACTGCTCGCCGAGGTGGAGAAGGCGTTCGGCACCCGGTTTCCCGTGAGGGCCCTCTTCGAGGCCCCGACCATCGCTGGGCTGGCGGCGCTCCTCGAGCAGCGGCAGGCACGGCAGGTGCCCGCCCTGGCTGAGGTCACGCAGGGACTGCTCCCGGATGTGGGTCGGCGCTTCGAGCCGTTCCCCTTGACCGATACCCAGGCAGCCTACTGGGTTGGGCGCAGCGCAGCGCTGGCCTCGAGCGGCATCTCCACGGAGAGCTACACCGAGTTCGAGCTGGTGGACTTCGACGTGCCACGGCTGAGCGCAGCGCTGAATCGGCTCATCCAGCGGCATGACATGCTCCGCGCCATCATCCGCCAGGATGGCCGACAGCAGGTCCTGGCGGAGGTCCCCTTCTACACCATCGAGAGCCTCGATCTGCGCGGCAGATCCGCCAGGGAAGTGGAGACCGCGCTGGCGGACATCCGCGAGAGAATGTCCCATCGCGCGCTGCCTGGCGACCGCTGGCCGCTCTTCGAGCTACGCGCCTCCCTGCTCGAGGGAGGACGGGTCCGGCTGCACGTGGGCCTGGACGCGCTGATCGTCGACGCATGGAGCGCGCTCCTGCTGGGCCATGAGCTGATGAGCCTGCTCGAGGCTCCGGAGGAGGTGCCGCCGCCGCCCGAGCTTTCGTTCCGTGACTACGTGCTCGCCGAGCTCGCTTCCCGGGAGTCCCAGGATTACCACCGCGCCCGGGACTACTGGCGGGCTCGCCTTCCGGAGCTCCCTCCAGCTCCCGAGTTGCCGCTGGTGGACACGGGAAGGAAGGCAGGCGGCTCGCTCTTCCGTCGTCGTGCCTCGGTGCTGGCTCAGGCGGACTGGAGCCGCTTGCGCGCCCGCGCCGCCGAGGCGGGCCTCTCTCCCTCGGCGCTGCTGCTGGCGGCCTACTCGGAGACACTCGCGTGCTGGAGCCGCTCGGCCCGGTTCACCCTCAACGTGACCCTGTACAACCGCCGATCCTCACATCCGCGCGTCAATGATCTCATCGGAAACTTCAGCACCCTGAGTCTGCTGGAGGTCGATCTGCGCAGCCGCGAGCCGTTTGCAGACAGGGCGCGCCGCCTCCAGGAGCGGCTCTGGAGTGACCTCGACCACTCGGCCTTCTCCGGAGTACAGCTCATGCGGGAACTCGCGCGCAGCGGGCGCGCCTCGGTCGAGGCCGTCATGCCCGTCGTCTTCACCAGCACATTGGGAATGCCCACGCCCGCAGGCAGGAAGCTGCGCTTGCCGCCCATCGTCCACGGCATCACCCAGAGCGCCCAGGTGTTCCTCAACCACGGTGCCTCCGAGCGAGAGGAGGGACTCGAGCTGCGCTGGGACGCGCTCGAAGAGAGGTTCCGGCCTGGCGTGCTGGAGGAGATGTTCTCGGCCTATGTGCGCCGGCTCGAGCGCCTTGCACGAGAGCCCGCGGCGTGGCTGGAACCCTCTGCCCTGGAGACGCCCCGCCACCTGCTGGCGCTCCAGACGGGGGAGACGGCCCGACGGCCGGACACGCGGCTCCACTCTTTCTTCGAGGAACGGGCGCGGGAGCAGCCCGAGCGACCCGCGGTCATCTCCCCTGAGCGGACGCTCTCCTATGCCGAGCTCTACCGCCTCGCCGTCCACCTGGGAGATCGCTTGCACGCTCGCGGGGCTCGGCCCGGTCAGCTCATCGCGATCCTCATGGAGAAGGGGTGGGAGCAGGTCCTGGCGGTGCTCGGCGTCCTCTACTCCGGCGCCGCGTACCTTCCCATCGCTCCCTCACTGCCGCCCGAGCGCATTCGCTACCTGCTGCAAAACGGCGAGGTCCGCTTCGTGCTCACCCAGTCCGTGCTCGGCAGGGCGCTCTGCCTACCGCAGGATGTGGAGTGGATCGCCGTCGACCAGGAGCAGGCAGCCCTCGACGCCCCGACCCCTGCCGAGCCGCGCCAGCGAAGCGACGACCTGGCCTATGTCATCTACACCTCCGGCTCCACCGGCGAGCCCAAGGGGGTGATGATCGACCATCGCGGGGCCGTCAACACGATTCTGGATCTTAACAGCCGACTCGGGCTGAGGCCGGGAGATCGCGTGCTCGGCGTCTCCTCGTTGAGCTTCGATCTGTCTGTGTATGATATCCTGGGGACACTGGCCGCGGGCGCGGCCTTGGTTCTGCCCGAGCCCTCGGGCAACCGCGACCCGCAGCACTGGGCCCGCTGTATCACTCGGCATGGCGTGACGGTGTGGAACTCGGTGCCAGCGCTCATGGAGATGCTCGTCGAGTGGGCGTCACACATTGACCCGGGAGCACTCCGGCCCCTCCGACTCGCCCTGCTGTCGGGTGACTGGATTCCCGTCTCCCTCCCCGAGCGCGTGCGCCGCCTCAACCCAGGGATCGAACTCCTGAGCCTGGGAGGTGCAACCGAGGCCTCCATCTGGTCCATCGTCTACCCCATCCAGGGCGTTGAGGCGTCCTGGGCCAGCATTCCCTATGGCCGGGCCATGGCCAATCAGGGGGTCTACGTGCTGGATGAACACTTCACCCCTCGCCCTGTCTGGGCTGTCGGCGAGCTGTATATTGGCGGCGTGGGGGTCGCCAGGGGCTACTGGCGCGATTCGGTGCGGACTGAGCAACGGTTCCTGGATCACCCGGAGCTCGGGAGGCTCTATCGCACCGGAGATCTCGGGCGCCTGCTGCCTGACGGTCACATCGAGTTCCTGGGACGAGAGGACACTCAGATCAAGCTCCGCGGTCACCGTATCGAGCTGGGAGAGATCGAGGCCACCTTGCTGCGGCACCCCCGGGTGGCGGAGGCGGTGGCAACGGTGTTCACCGAGCAGGGAGACAGGAGGCTGGTGGCGTATGTGATTGCTCGCGAAGGAGGAGAGGCGCCGACGGAAGAGCGCCTGCGAGAGCACGTCGCCGCCACCCTTCCTGCGTACATGGTGCCCACGAGGCTGACCTTCCTGGAGTCCCTCCCTCTCACGGCCAACGGCAAGGTGGATCGAAATCGCCTGTCGGCCCCGGTGCCGCCGCGCTCCGAGGCGTCCGCAAAGCCACGCACGGAGAAAGAGGAAGCACTGAGCCAGATCTGGCAGGAGGTCCTCGGCGCTCCAGGAGTCGGCCTCGAGGCCAACTTCTTCGAGCTGGGGGGCGACTCGATCCTCGCAGTCCAAGTCGTGGCGCGCGCAGCGCGGGCCGGGCTGCGGCTCAGCGTGCGGCAGTTCTTTCAGCATCCGACGATTGCCAGCCTGGCAGCCGTGGTCGAGTCCTGCGCCCCCAAGGCAGAGGCCGAGGAGGAGTTCGACGGGGAGGTTCCCCTCACCCCCATCCAGCGCTGGTTCTTCGAGCGCGACTTCGCCGATCCCCACCACTGGAATCAGGCCCTGCTCCTGGAGTGGCGCAGGCCCGTGAGCCCGGCAGCCCTGCGCCAAGCGCTTGCGGCGCTCCTTGAGCACCATGCCGCGTTACGCATGCGCTTCCACCAGGAGCAAGGGCGGTGGGTCCAGGTGCAGGCACCCTGGAGCGGCGAGGTCGCGTTCGACCAGATGGATCTCTCGGCCCTGGCAGGCGCGGAGCAGGAGGCCCGCCTCCAGGAGGTCGCCGCAGAGAGACAGGCGAGCCTCTCGCTGGAGCAGGGCCCCGTGCTCCGCGCCACGCTGCTCAATCGCGGCCCGGGGCAAGCCCCCCTGTTCCTTCTCATCGTCCACCACCTCGTGGTGGACGGTATCTCCTGGCGAATCCTGTTGCAGGATCTGCAGGTGGCACTCGAGCAGATCGAAGCCTCTCCGAGAGGAGCCGCCCTCGCGCTGGGGCCGCGGACGGCCTCGCTCCGGAGCTGGGCAAAGCGGCTGCGCGAGCACGCGCAGTCAACCGAGGTGGCGGAGGCAGCCTCGTACTGGCTCTCGCTTCCCTGGCAGAAGGTGAGGGGCGCGCCTGTGGACCATCCGGGTGGCGACAGCACGGTGGCCTCCGCTCGGCGGGTGGAGCTCCTCTTTACCCCGGAGGAGACCCAGGTGCTGCTCCACGGCGCGCCGCGAGTGTGCTCTGCACGGGTTGATGACCTCCTCCTGACCGCCCTGGCCCATGCCATGGCGCGGTGGACGGGCTCTCCCGCAGTCCACTTCGAGCTCGAGGGACACGGCCGCGAGCCCCTTTTCGAGGACATGGATGTCAGCCGCACGGTGGGTTGGTTCACCTCCCTCTACCCAGTGCTCCTGGATCTGGGAGGGTGCCAGAGCCCGCGCGAAGAGCTCCAGTCCATCCAGGAGCAGCTGCGCCAGATTCCGGGAAGGGGAGTGCCCTATGGCCTGGCGCGGTACCTCCGAGGAGAGGAGGGGCTGGCCCGGCGGCTGAGCGCGCTCCCCAAGGCCGAGGTGAGCTTCGACTACCTGGGGCAAACGGACGCGATGGCGGCGGGCGCGCTGGCATGGACTCGCCTGCCGGCAGGACCGACGCGCAGCCCGCGGGGGCGTCGGCGAGATCGGGTGGAGGTCATTGGAGTCGTGGCGGGCGGGCAGCTCCACGTGACATGGACATACAGCATTGGCTTGCACGAGACGGCAACGATGACACGTCTGTCAGACGATTTCGCTCGGTCGCTGCGAGTGTTGCTTGCAGAGTGTGGGGGGACTGAAAATGAAGGCACATCCTGCTGA